The sequence AACCGTTCGATTACAACCTAATCTTCGTCCTCGTTCACCACTCGCCCGCATAGATACAAACCGAAAAGTCAAACCAACATTGCGCGATGCCCTCGGCCTCGAAGCACAACTCACATGTTCTCTGGTCGTTGTTGCGCTCGTCGCCGGTAGCCGTCGTCGCCCTCACCGCTGATCACCGTCGTCGCTGTCGGTTGTCGTCGCCGGCTTCATGCATGCAGCAGCCTGCTCCCACGGTTGCAGCTCCCCATGGAGATGGCCGCAGCTCTGGTGCGGCGGCCGCAGCTCCGATGGCAGCCGGCCATCCTCGTCGTCGGTTGCAGAATCAAAATGGTACAACCGCGTAGCTTACAACTGAAAAAGTGGTGGTAGCAAAAATCATTGCCGATTCCAGCAAAACAAACATACGGTGGAAGCAAAAAAAGAAATGGGGCACCAGTTCCAGAAAAAAAAAACTCGCACAGGGGGTGGAACCAAAAAAATAGGAGATGCCGGTTCTAGCAAAAACATGATATGGTGGAAGCAAAATCACACACCGGTTCCAGAAAAAGTCAAGACTGCGGTACCAAAAAATGGTTGTTTTCAGCAAAAACCGAAGACAGTAGTAGCAAAAAATGGGGTTGGTTGTAGCAAAAAACAAACTGGTTGCAGCACCACCGTCGGGCCGTGGTCACCACCGCCGTGGGATGACCCCCACTGGTTGTAGCAAATCCGTCGCTGGTGGTATCTTTCCTGGTGCCGGCTCCAGCAAAATCGCAGCACCGACGTCGCCGCCACAAATCACCGTCGCCTCCCTTGTAACACATCCAGTCGTCGGTTGTAGCATGGCCGATCACTGGTTGTAGCACGGCCGTGTTGCCGTGGAGCTGCGAGTACGCCATGACCGTGGCCGGAGGAGGACGAGAAGGAAAGTGGTGGACGACCATGGTGCTGGCCCAAGGAGCTCGACGGCGTCGACCCCCCGTTCATGCTACATGGAGTCCACCCCAAGGAGCTCGTCGGTGACAACCATGCCGCCCGCACAAGGAGCTCGCCAccagagaaagaagaaagaaagaggaGTTAGATCTGTGGAGCAGGGACAAGGGTGGGGGAGGGTCGGGGTCGCGTGGTTCGGGGCACGGTATCGCACCTGCGGCGATGTGCGGCGACGCCAATGGTACGGGACGGTGAGATGCGCTGGATGTGAGAAGTAGCAGCGAAGAGAAAGGGGATAAGGAAGAGAGCGGCGTGCGGTGGCCCGATGGCACGTGTTATGACGCGTGGCTGCTAGCGCGGGCTGTGGGGCGCACGATGTAAAAAGATCGTAGGGAGCCCGTGCGACCGGCTGAAGTTTCAGCCGGCGCCCCGGCTGTAAACGTTTACCAAATAATATCGACGCAATTCACGCGTGTGCAGTATAATTTCCCGAGTGGCTGCAGAAGGCGTGTACACACCAAGGCTTGAAACTCAACTTGTAGAACAACAGCCCATAAACGCA comes from Triticum aestivum cultivar Chinese Spring chromosome 5B, IWGSC CS RefSeq v2.1, whole genome shotgun sequence and encodes:
- the LOC123116568 gene encoding uncharacterized protein — protein: MVVHHFPSRPPPATVMAYSQLHGNTAVLQPVIGHATTDDWMCYKGGDGDLWRRRRCCDFAGAGTRKDTTSDGFATTSGGHPTAVVTTARRWCCNHCKLRGCTILILQPTTRMAGCHRSCGRRTRAAAISMGSCNRGSRLLHA